From the genome of Opisthocomus hoazin isolate bOpiHoa1 chromosome 4, bOpiHoa1.hap1, whole genome shotgun sequence:
CATCCGTGTCTTCAGACGGCAGAGCTGCCGCACTCAGTATAGCCTAGCAGAACAGCGAAAGAAAGCGTGCAAAATGAAGACATATTTTCTATCAGACCATCTACGTTAGCTGGAAAAAAACAGGCATGTTTTGGGGCACACGCGTGCTGAGGAGCTGGCCTGCTTTTTGCAGCTAGAGTAGGCAGTCCTGCTGAAGTCGTGtcggtatcacagaatcacagaacgttagggtttggcagggacctctgtgggtcatctggtccaacccccctgccgaagcagggtcacccagagcaggctgcacaggaccacgtccaggcgggtcttgaatatctccagagaaggagactccacaacctccctgggcagcctgttccagggctccatcaccctcagagggaagaagttcttcctcctgttcagacggaactttctctgcttcagtttgtgcccattgcccctcggcGTGGTTGTCCTTGCTCCGTCCCATTGCTGCAAACCCTCAGGGATGCATCCCAGGCTCCCAGCACTACGAAGCCTTTTCTGACTACGGACTTGCAGTAGCTCAACCCATTGAGCTGAAACTCGTTACAGGCGTAATTTAATTCTGCGTCATTCTACATATTCTACGTTACAGGCATAATTTAATCCAGTGGAAGTACACAGAGAGCAGGAGCACAGAAGGTcttggggaggtgggggagatAGAGCAGGGTTACTCCAAGTGAAGGGACAGCGAGTCCCTGCCAAATTCCTTAACAGTAAGTTAAaagctttctgcagaaaaaagaatGCTTCTCTTTCACAACTAAATTTAATTATTCTGAGTTGCTGACTCAAAGTCACACACATTTCTCTTTCAAAGCATTTGGTTGAAATTACAGAtatccatgtttttttttttctctgttcaacACAATTTTTTTGTCTTGATATCTATTGTACAACTAAATCTCACTAAGTGTCCAGAAAAACATATTAAGATCCTTTATTTAGCATGCAATAACTAATCCTGTCATTTTGCAGTAGCAATTCCCAATAACTAACACATTTCACCTGCGTTTTCCAGCCTCTCGAGTCCCCACCTCCACTAGGAAAGTGCCCGCTTGGCTGCCAGCAGGGGGTCCCCTGAATTAGTGTCAACAACACAGGACGGGCCTGGCTTTTTCCATCGACGTCAACGTATGAAATGTTTTCATACTGGCTCAGAGCAAACCTCTGCTGGCAGTTGTTTTCAGCAATAAATCAATTCTCTCGGACAGACAGGATCAAGCAGAGACATAAATACATCAGCAGGCGGGACGGGAGGGTGTGCGCACAGGTTGCACTCTGCAACCTGCTGTTATCAGCGGACAGAAAAATCAGTGGAATATCTGAGCCCATCGTTTTCCTGGCaagttttcaactttttttagggtttttttttttcttttcccccacacTGTTTCAACCCCTCTTTGCCTTTTCAATAAATTTCAGTGACAAATTGCCACCCCTTCCCCGAGCACCAAGTGAAGTTTGCCATGGGGCCAGCTCCCCTGACCACATCTCCGCTCTCGATTTCTGCTCTGTTAGTGAGAGTTCGggggtttgttttctgttaatcAGAGCTCTGGGAGTTGGTATCCACTTAAGGGAAAAGGCTGAAACCTATACGGTTGGGGAAAACCACAAACAAGCATTCAGTGGCCAGAGGGTAAAGAACAGCAGCCCAGGGCATATTACTTCTAgattataattaattttaagtCAGTATTATGACTTTTGAGGCCTGGTTCATGCTCATTAAATGCTCTGGCATGGTAACACCTCATTTTGCAAATAACAGATCATTAATCAGATTAAATAGCATCAAAGTCCCAAGCTCTGTACATTATTCTCCTTCTAAAGGGACCATCTTGCTGATCAGCCTGGAAAAACTGCGGGTTTGTGAAAATAAATGagagttggtttgttttttttgtaaaaaaaaaaaaaacttaatgaGCAAAAGGAGCTTATTTATTCTTCGTCTGTGATCTGACAAAAGGAGCGTTACTGTAATTGTGACTAAACATTGTGACCAGGCTGCTGTTCCCAGCCCAGATCACTCAGGACATCAGCGGCATGAGCAAACCACTTCACCTGCAGAGGTTTCAAAGCTCGCAGGGGTAAAAAATCAGTAAGAAGTCCAAATTCAACCCAGAGAGCATTTATCTGCCAATGTCCATGTAAATACACATTTCCTTTTCTCACAGGATCTACTCAGTGGGAACACCGTGCTCTgaggcagagaggagcctggctcGTGGAGCACCGCAACCCCCCTCCTCCATCCTCCTGCGCCTGCTCTCCTCCCTGGTGTTCCACCACAGCAAGACCAGGATGGGAGAGGGGCACACGGCACCCCAACCCCCTGGTGCAACACTGCGAGATACGGGATTTCACTGGTTCTAACGCAGCGCTACCCAACGCTGCCGCTGCCTTTTGTTTGCCGCCTGTGCCGGTCCTGTAATCCTCTTGTCCTTCGGCAAACCTGATTTAAGGGCAATACTCTTTCCTCCACGTCTGCAGCTGCATAGACAGGGCCAATCTACAGCACGGTTCTCGACTGGAACCGAAAACTCACATTTGTCTTTGACAaagtgcagctctgctgggccTGGGCAGCGGAAGCCTGGTGGAGCAGACTCCGCTGGCACTAAAATTTCATGCGCAGGCAGAAAACAACACTTTTACTTTGCCAAGCCCCTAGAGGTAACTCAAGGTTTCAGGACAGGGATGAAGGTCACATTCCAACAGCTCTCTAAACTGGTTGTTCATGATCGGGACGTCCTAAACAGGCCCTACAAAGCTGATTTTAGGATTTCCAGCTGTGGCAACTTGCCCTTAAACCCCACAGAGGCTGAAAGGGCCCCTTGGTCTCAGTCCCTTAGATTTCGGATGTATTGACACATAGTAACCGCTTCTCACCAAGACACAGGAGGAGGGACCTCTTGCAAGGAAGGAGCGTCCAAAGGACAGCCCCTCCAAGCGTGCAGCTATATCCAGTgcctacttgaaaaaaaaaaataaataaggagaagaagcagcaagaagacGGGCATGATGTCAGTGCAGGCTGCCAGCGCCCAGCAGAGCCACACAAAGAGGCCACTTTCCCTCacccctcctcctctgccacaCAGACGGGTGAAAACAAGGCACTCCAGCCTGTTGCTGAGATGACGAGGCTTCAAGAACATGCAGGTGTTGCGCTGGGGACAATGAGCTCCACAGTCTGCACTGCTCAAAACAATCTCCTCCACGGGCACTGAGGATGGGAAGAAATTCCCAGGGGAACTCAGAGGCCAAGGGCAAGGCTGGCTAGGGGGGCTGGGAGGCACAGGGCACATGCCACCCCTCTTCCCAGGTCCATGCCACCTCCTTGCTCCCTCCACAGCACCAACATCCCCTCAGCCGTGGGCTTCCCCCCTCGCACACCTTACTTTGACCAGGCTGCATCTGCTACGCCCAGGGAAATTCAGAGGCTATTCTTCCCCTGCAAGCAGCTTGAAAATTAAGATGCTTTTCCAAAAATAGCATGGCTTCCACAGCGAACCAGCAAAACCAGTGCGCGCAGGCAGCTGCTGTAGCCCTCCCGCAGACACAGGCGGTGGCCGTGCCCGAGGACTCTGCCAGACAACGCACAGCGGGGTTTCAcagccctcctctcctctccctgcttcgCTCCCTGCCTCCTGCGTTTGTCCTCCCACTCCTGTCCATGCCTTTCGTTCACCCCACAGACTGCAGCGATGCTGGAGAGCTTCAGGGTCAGACCAGCCTGGACAGCCGTGCTTGCAGGTGAACCTGCTCAACCAGCTTGCACCAGGCTGTCCTGGAGCAAAAGAcctccagccctgcacacacGCGGGGCCAGCAGGCACCTTACCCAGGAGGATGATGAGGATCCCTCCCAGCTGGGACCGCCGGTACTTGGCAGCTCCAGGCTCGTGGCCCATCCGGATGCAGGGCAAGACCGTTATCAGCAAGAAGATAGCGGGAAGACCCAGGACGGAGGCGGCGATCATCAGTGCTCGACATGCTTGGACATACCCTGTTGGTAAGGCAAGGAAAGAGGATTTTGATTATTCGGCACAAGAGGAGGAGACCTTTGGGCAAAGGCTCCCGTTTGATAGCTCCCAGTGCTTGCATGGAGTATGGGAGACAGGTTCGACCCTTTGCGTAAACATTAAATCTTCACCAGGCATAAGACAGTGAGACTGCAGTACAGGGGGTAGAGCACGAACATGGGATGTGCAAGCTCAGAATTTGCCAGCGAATGAATAGCACTGCCTGGAAAACACGAGCTCTTCCCAGCAAGACACCGAGAAATCATGGAGCTGGGAAATACAGGAATGAAAAGTAGGAGAAACAGCTAGGAGGAAGTTTTCCTGTATCTTTTCATCAAGAGAGCTTTGGTTTAATAACATGAATTTAAAGCCTTAAAGAGCAGCTTGCTGTGAGCAGAGGAGCTCCACAGTCACCCAGAGGAGAGCGGAACAGTCGAAGGCCCGCTACTGCAACGCACAGGTCCATGAGATGCTACCCCAGCACCCTGCGGAGCTGAGTGCTGCTGACCCGGGCGGAGGAGGGATGCTTGCCAACCATGGCCACTTCCCCGTGCTGCCCCTCCAGAGTGCCGGGGGGTTTCGGAGGAGCCCCTCGGCTCAGGCTGGCCGCTGGCACAGCTCTTCCTTACGGAGAAGAAATGACTCCACCTTGCAGAGCTGCTTGAGTTGTCGTAATCAAGGGCCACGTTATGCTCCTGGGTCGCTATGGACATCATGGGATCCCCTGGCATTTCATCAGTTACCACCCTCTCCTGCCCgcccctgtgctgcagcagcctAAGAGGAGGCGGCGAGCAACAACAGGGGACGGGGACTGAGGGCATACCAGGCAGGGACGTGCTATTTTTCCAGTCTGTGAGGGACTTTGAATAATAATGTATCAATCTttttgtatttatatacattttgtgtatatatagtttgtttttaatacaattttatatatacaaattatatataaaatacaaaaattatatCTAAGTAAATGAAAACAGATCATTACTTGCATGCAAAGGAAGAAGAATCAGTGTCAGATTTGCTCCAGTGCCTGGTGAGTCCCCACCAGCTCTCAGGACAGTCTCAACAGAGAGAATATGCTGGCTCTCTTTCCCCTCTTATCAACAAAATGAAGCTGCCACACGCAGACGTGGAGTTTCATGATGCCTCAGACAATATCAGGCAAACAGGGTCCTCAAGCAAGTCCCACTGACATACCAGGAACGAGATTTTGCTGTTCCTGGAAATGCAGACTGTGCATATTGaatatttgcttgcttttttcaagAAGAAACTTAACAAAATGAGTTACCTGAGGAGTTCAGAGCAGAAACCGAGACCCTAAACAAAGGAGGCGGCAATGCCCAGCGTGGTTTCTGTGCAATCGATCCCAGTGGAACAAGCACACAAACACATTCGTTTGAGGACTTGACTCGGGCAACAAAGGACTCTAAATACTTTTCAGCTATCAGGCACACCAGGATAGATTTCTCTCCCATGGAAAGCTGTGGGTACCAAGGGTTACAAGCAGAAGCACCTTGTTTTGTGATTTGTTTCTGCTGGAGGGAAgcactgctttctgctgctgaaagacCTATTTACCTACTGATTAAATTTCATTCACTAACATTTTTTGGGGGAAAGCCTTTTCTCTGGCTTCTGTGCCGGATCATATTGAACAAGAGTAGCAGTAAGGAAGGTAAACCTACTGAAATAAAGGTACAGGTACACCGAGAAAGTGAGAATGGGAGCTAGCCTGAGAGATTCAATACTGCGAAGCGCTGTGTGACACAGACTAGGCTCTGTAACAGAAATTCAGGAATAATCTTTCTAATCTCTAAGCTGTTGTGAAAACAATtttacaaaacaaataaataaggcAACATGACAGAAAACTACAAGGAATGGTTCATTCTACCCTGTTGGCTTTGGCAGAGGCATCTCTGACACGCCAGAGGAGGTGCAGTCTGAAACACAGCAGAACGAAGAAGGGCTACAGGGTTAGCAGGGATTGGGACAGGTAAGATCATTAACTAAACTTGCAGGGACGAGACCATGCAAGACTTTGGCGGGTTTAATTAGCTGAAAAGATGTATTAATACTGATGAAACCCCTTGtttaatttttgctttgcagTAAACTAGATGAAAATTAGTATATAACTAGAAAATATCAGGACAAGTTAAATGCAGTTACATCTGTTTGCCGTGTAAGAGTTCTGTCTTGCCCTGGAACATGTGGGGAGCACAAGACCATTAAGACTAATGACAATCTTCCAGAAGATTAAAAGCTGTAGCAGCATTAATAATAGATGTTGAAAGATTCATTATACACAAAATCATTTTGAGGAATAGAACCTTAACATCTGTAATAGCTCATCATCATCTCAAAGCAAAGCTCAGAACACTCTATTACATCTGAAAGTACTCTGTTATACCTCAACAGACTATATATGTTTTGCAATGCAATCTAGATTAGAGATGTGAAAGGAACAGCGAGCTTTTACTAGGAGTAATGATTAAACTTTAACTGGACTTTAATAGCCACAGATAACAAATTATACCTGGGTATGACTAAAACCAGGTATAATTTAACAAGAATAATGCTAAGAGCTATCATTCACATTCTTTAGTGTATTTAACGGACCATCTCCTGCGCTGATGGAGCTGAAGGAGCTTCGCCATCAACTCCCCTGGCAGCAGGACCTGCCCcgctcagagcagggcttcgCTCCTCACCTCCGGGTGGGAAGGGGAGGTCGGGGCACACGTACCTGGCAGTATGAGGATGTCCAcaagcggcttgcagtgatagaGACCCGTCGCCATCACACAGTCTGCCCACAGCCCCTTGGATCCCAGCTCATCCATTTTCCTGCAGGTGGTAATGGTGTAGCCGCAGGTCACCACCCAGTCGTTGGTGGCCGTCGCCACAACCACCCCGATCCACCCTATAAAACTGCAGACAAATCCGGCCAGGTGCAGGCAGGTGGCCACCATGTCGGTCCCTCGGTGGGGCAAGGTGGACAGGAGAGCGCCCGCAAGGTTTCAGCAGAGCTGGCCGGCGAGCTCCGGGCTGCAGATCCCGGCTGATGGGACCTCCTGCAAGCTGCGAGGAGGGATGGGCGTCTGGTGGGAAGAGGTCCCGGAGCAGGCGTTGCTGCAGGCACTCAcggcccctgcccagctccctccctgggAGGGGTCAAAGCTGCCTCCAGCCCCACAACCCATGGGAGGGGCAAGCGGGGAGCCCCAACTTCTGCCAGTTCGTTAGGAGAGTCAGAGGGGAAGGAGGGCGTGGAGGGGAGGAGACGCAGAATTGCACCCACCCGTGCTGGGAAAACAAACCAGGCGGCTTTGTTCAAATCAAACAGCCTGACTATTGAAAACGCAGCATCAGGGGAGAAGAGTTAAGGCAGTGTTTTGATGCTGAAGGCAAACGACCACACCGGCACCTCTTCGTGGAAAGACAGGGCAGGACACGTGGTGGGCAGAGTTACTCCAGAGGTGGAATTGGTCTCGTCAAAGCCGTCAGCACGGCTGCAGTGAAAGGATAAAAATCAGCCTCAGATCTTTCCTGATGTTTTCAGTAACTGCAAAAACATAAGAGACCCATCACTGCACTCTCTGCTTTTGCCTGGGTTTTCAGAAGTATTAACTAACACTCACAGAGTCTAAAATACGATTTTAACAGCACCTTATTTCCACTTTTGAACGCTAATATTTAGAATGAGCAGCTTTTACTTAGACTCATTTCGGGTGTAAATTTTTGTCTACTTTATAGACCAAGGAACAGCCTGCTTCAAAATGTCAAAAGAAGAGAAACTTCACCTTCTGTATCAGGAGAAACAAGATGTTTTCCTAACTTTACTTTGCATTTTCACAAACACCTATATGTTACCGGGTGCCAACACATCCCTACTGAAGTTTGATCGTCGGGCGtcctccagtgctcccagtcctgCGGAGGGAAGGGGTGGGTGGAGGCGGATGAGACATGCCTGGAGGGACCACTAGTGGAGAACTGTCCCCACTGCACCCGGGAAGGGAGAGCCTGGGCAAGAAAACCACAGAACAAGGAAATTATTTCATTCCTAGGGCTGCTGGCGAAAAAGAAAACTTGGAAGCTGCACTCCAAGACTAAGGTGCTAGGGATGAAATATATCCCGCTCTTCCTCCAttgtattttttcccatttttcacaAATAAAGTGAAAAACATGAACAAGACCATCCTAAACTTCATCTGTCACATTCCGTAGATTCAAAATTAAAGGACACAAGGCCACAGTTTTGTTCAGCCAACACTTCATCTGAGCACTGGAGTTGTTACATAAatagttgaaaattatttttgaaaaggaCCTCTTATATAAAATAGAAATTTAATAGTTGTTTTCACGTTCGCTTTGTATTATTGGTTactccttgggtttttttctgtacctgTTTTATGGTATTTTTGTGAAGCCACACTGCCAGCTGGCCTTCCACTGACCTTCCCAATGTGATTCCATCTTTCTATGTAGACGTAGCTTATTCTTCTACTGCACCCACTTCAAGTGGAGCATGCTGCTACTTACATCCCACAATTTGCATGTAGTCTTGGGTTCGATTCTAAATGGATTTAATCTCTCCCCAAACAATATTCATGCTTATTTATGATTCAGGAGATAAACCTGCCACCTCTCGAGCGAAACTGGTGTTGTTCCACTTCTTGGACTGCGCAATTGCATCGGGCAGATCACGCGTCACCTCCTGAATTTGGAAGGAGACGACCTGACAAACGAACACGTTCCTGCCTCTCCCCTTCGCTGACTCAGTCTGCAGGTTTTCAGTCTAGCATTTCACCCACCTAACTTCAAACCATTCTGTAAATTAAACATCTGATCCGTTTGTACCAAGCATAAACGCACACAGCTGAATACTGCTTTTTGATTAACAGCAGGCACAAGGATACTTCAGCACTTTGGGATGACTGCTCCCAACCTCTGTTGTCTAACGGTGCTGTCACCACACAGTCCTCTGCAGATTAAAAACCATGTGTATTCTGTAAATCACGCTAATATTCAGATTTCCAACATACTTcaaacttttcatttttcttcaaaataccagaaaattttGCGACATCTTGATATGCCATTTCATCCCAAAGCTGAGATTAGCAGCATTTTACACAGTGATAGTGCAAGCACATCCTAATACACAaaataagactttttaaaatgctgcgaGATACGAATTTGCAGGCTGTGGACGCATCCTACCGTAATTCAGCCTCCTGCAGTTACGGTTTCCTTCACCGCAGAAGCTTCTTACACTGCCACGTCTTCCTTCCCAGATGCATTCATCAAAAGAGCGTGCAGCAGCTCAACAGGCAAGAAGTAAATTTTACACTTCAGTAACAAGTACTATTCAACGGTCCTCGCTCTGGTGCCCACAGAGCACAGCTGAATTATTTCATTAATGTGGGTTGGAACAAGAAACATTTACTGTTTTGTCACTGTTAACACTACCAATATTTAAGTAAATATAAGCTAGTGTAAGTGAATATACGTTAGTATAGTGAATATAAGTTTGTGTGCTGTAAGTGAACAATGATTCACAAGAtcaataaaataagaaagaatgaCTTACCAGCTATATGCTAAACAAACTGATACACTTCAGGCAATATTCTCAAAATTtgccatttttaaagcaaatgctaCACATGCATTTACTTCAGCAACAGCGCGAACACCTTAAAAATCAATCCTTTCACCCTGTTACTCAAGCAGTTTCTCCTTTCATTTCAGCATTGCTGTCTGACAAATGACGTGCGTTGCAGTTAGTCATACTTACACAAGCTATCAACACCCTATGACTTTTTCTTACATAAGTGACTCACCTGGAGCTTTTTCTTTGCAGGGTTTTTCAGCCTGATAGCTTCTCCCTTGCTTGGAAATACAGCAGTATAAACATATAACATGGGATGCAGAGATCAACAGGGTTAACTCTTCAAGTGGTACAGCTAGATGCTCATTTTCTTCCATACCAAAGGCTGAGCTCATCAAAATATTACCAATTTCATCTTCATCCTGGTTAATACCGCTCATTTCTCTCTTCAGCTGTAAAATACAGGCAAGTACACGGCAGCATTAAAAGTTTGCAATAACCTGAAACATCATCAGGATTTACTATATGCAAGACCAGTACCTCAGAACAAGGACAAAGCATTTTTGCTGTGGTTTAAGGACAAGGAAAAAGATCTGATACATGTAGGTGACCGCACTTGCTTATCTGTCAAAAAAATCACCTAGAAAATCTCCCAAGTACTATTCATTGCAAAAGTTGTATTTCTTTTACTACAATGTGAAGTTTAATTTTAAAGTGACCAATGGAACGTAGCCCATTGTTATACACAGGGGAAGCTCAACCTGAAATGGAAGGCTCATCCATGTTCACCTTACCGAACAGCTCCCTCTTTTCCTCTtgcctccttcctctctcttttctggattttctgctgtttcagctcCCCGATCGTAGGCAAAAACGTTAAGCAATGTAATCATGCGATTTACAGAAACTAAGAACTTCTGAGAGTCACTGTAGGGCATAATCTCCATCAGCAAATAAAGCCTAATTCTCATTTCTGATTTTAACTTTATATAAATTTCAGCATTTTATATGGCGATGTGGAATTTCTACCCTGTTCATTACTAAGCTGTTAAGGAGGGGTATGAACAACTCGCACACCTCTCGAATAAACAACTAGCAACAAAAGCTGTGCACTACAGAACATGCCGAATACACAAGTGGTTATATTTACACATATAAACACCAACGACATGTCAAGATACATAGAAATCTTGGTGTCAATAGTACCTTCACAGAGCTGTAAGAGCTTTAGATTTTGCTAAAAATGCCCTTTAGAAAACCAGGGAcctgctgcaggcagtgggagtTCTGCTAACAAAGTACAGTGTAATCAGGCTTTAATTCACTGTACTCCAAGCAAGGAAGACTCTGCGTCCTCCTCAGAAAAGCACCGCTGTTAAATGCCTTCCAAAAAGTCAAGTTTAGAAGTCAGTGTTCAAAAATATTACGAAGGCAAGTGTTCTGACATTACagttctttatttgtttttgaaTCCACAATCTATACAGGTATTTACAAGGCATGAAAATGGATAACAGCACAAAATACAATTGAGGTATAAGCTAAGAGCACAGTATGTCATGTTTCAATAAATATAATTCAAAATTTGTAAACTAAGTGACCAGATAGATGCATCTTGCTTACTAAAACCatataaaatatttgttaaatcTCACGTGAGGTAGAGGACAGTTTTGTGTGTCATGTAATGCAACCACAGCAACTCTAACAGTAAGACTGTACATCATTGGCAAAGTATTAAAAATTGTTGAATGCACTGACCGTTTTTCGCAGGTTTTTACTATGGTTTCAGAATAGTCATTCAACCTGTTGCCTTGAACTAACACAGACTCTGTTGTTTTGCAGCTACTTTCTGTAATTTACTAACATAGTTATACTGGCATGTCAACATCAATAAATACTTTGGAGAGTGAGtatgaaaacataaaaacagATTTTGTCAATCACAGAAAGCAACATAATGGCAACAAAATATTTTAGacctttttattatttcctaGAATTAAATACAGTACAGCTGTGCTTCCTTTAAGTGAGGTATctatatttgaagaaaaaaaaatcaatttctatTGTTACATTTAATTGATTTTCAAATAGCAAAATTTTATACCATTTGTTTGCTGTGCTTGATGAAGTGCTTAAAACTCATTTTTCAAGCATTTCCCAACTGAACCActaaccctgaaaaaaaaaaatttacaagtaATGGAGACAAACTACAAAATTGTCATGTAATTTGTAACTGCTGACGTTCACAACAGCTAAAAAACGCATGTCCTTTTGAAACAGAGATATGCAACAAACAGAAAATTCTACAGGCTTTCTGTAATGAAAACTGATGAATACTCACACTGCAAAGGTAAcgagcaaaaagaaaacaaatttgtgGCTTTCTGCTGCTGACTATTGACAGCTTAAATAAAAGTACTGAAATGTTGCAAGCACAGATTAA
Proteins encoded in this window:
- the CLDN11 gene encoding claudin-11, with the protein product MVATCLHLAGFVCSFIGWIGVVVATATNDWVVTCGYTITTCRKMDELGSKGLWADCVMATGLYHCKPLVDILILPGYVQACRALMIAASVLGLPAIFLLITVLPCIRMGHEPGAAKYRRSQLGGILIILLAMCGVVATIWFPVCAHRETTIMSFGYSLYTGWIGSALCLFGGCVIVCCSGDAQTFGENRFYYASGSSSPTHAKSAHV